CAATGTAGCTGGTGCGTTCAGTTACGCTTATGGCTCCTCTCGCATCTAACAGGTTAAAGAGGTGCGAACACTTCAAAACGTAGTCATAGGCGGGCTGTACCAATTCCTTCTCCAGTACCCGTTTAGCCTCTTTCTCGCAGAGATCGAACATTGTCACCAAGGTTTCGATGTCCGCTACCTGGAAGTTGTAATAAGAATAGTCGACCTCACTCTGGTGGTGAACATCCCCGTAGGTAATGCCGTCTACCCACTCGATGTCAAACACGCTCTCCTTGTTCTGGATGTACATAGCAATCCTTTCTATGCCGTAGGTAATTTCAGCGCAAACCGGGTAGCAGTCAATGCCCCCGCACTGCTGGAAGTACGTAAACTGGGTGATTTCCATCCCATCGAGCCATATCTCCCACCCTAAGCCCCAGGCTCCAAGGGTAGGGGATTCCCAGTTATCTTCCACCAGCCTGATGTCATGTTTGCGCGGATCAATCCCAAGAGTACGAAGACTGTCCAAATACAGGTCAATAACATTGTCGGGAGACGGCTTCAATATCACCTGATACTGGTAATAGTGTTGAAGCCGGTTGGGGTTCTCGCCGTACCGACCGTCAGTCGGCCTGCGCGAAGGCTCTACGTAAGCCACATTCCAAGGTTCAGGCCCAAGAGCGCGCAAAAAGGTAGCCGGGTTCATCGTCCCCGCCCCCTTTTCCACGTCATATGGTTGCTGAATGATGCAGCCTTGGCTACCCCAAAATGTTTCCAGAGCTAAGATTATCTCCTGAAAAGTCACCTTCAATCCTCCTATCTATATGCGATTTGATGCGACTAGACCTAAAACTAAAGCCCGTCCCCTACACAGGGACGGGCTTTTCCCGCGGTTCCACCCTGATTGGCCTCAACAGGCCCTCTCGTGATAATGCAGGCTTTACTCGCCAACGGCTTTCCTCCTGCGGCTCCAAAGCGCCCTTCAGGAAGTCCCCTGACCGGATTCCCACCACCACCGGTTCTCTGTCCAGAGGGCATCTTCCTTACTCCTCTTTATCATCGCCATATATCGATTTGTCGCTTTTAAGTTTAACAACCGCCAGACCTCTTGTCAATCAACTATACCCCTCCCGCTTGTACAGTAGGAGTGGCTCAAATAACTTGGTCACCTATCAACCTTCGCCAAACCGTCTGAGTCCAGGTTGCCAAAAACCATCCACAACAGCGTCAACGACGTTTACCGGCTCGTTCACCACCATTACTGGTTTACCCGTGTGCTGCTGTAATCTTTCGGCATAGGACAAGGCGTTTGTCGGGTCAAGGCGGCTGTAATTAAGAGCAATATAAACCCTTCTTACATCTCTCAAACCGAGCGACCTAAGTTTGCCCGAGAACTCTTCGGCGGATTCCCCGTTCACGTAACAAAATACCGTCCCGTTTAGTTTGCTCATTCCCGGCGACGTTACAGGCCGAGAGAATTCTACTCCGCATCGTTTCCCTTCCCTGACAAGCTGCAGGTAGGCCCTTGCCGCGAGCACTCCTAAGCACGAAGGCGATTTTACTACTGCCCAGCGGGGCACCGCTATTATGGCGCTGGGAGCCCTTGTTTGAACCAGTAACCGTTTAAGCTTCTCAACCCTTATTCCATCCTTCATGTATGAATGAGCAGCATAACCGTTGACTACCGGGACCAGGATAATATCGGGACAAGTACCGATCGTAGAAAGATGGTGCCCCCCGTCGAATACCACCACCCGCAAGCAGGTACGTCTTAGCTGTTTTAAGCTTTCCCATCCTTCCGATGTCGTGTGCCATTTGTCCATTTTAGAACACTCGACTAGCACTTGAACCCGGCGTTGTACCACCCCGTTGACCAAAGTCAGGCTATCGGCCCTGGCTTCCGGCGTTATGGCCGCGACTGTCAGGCCAGGCCGTGGTATGCCGGGCTTGGACACGTCTTCCCAGCCTAGGATGCTAAGCTGACCGTTTTTTAACAGCCCGGTCACCTGAGCCGGCACGACCTCTTCTCTCAAGCCCGGATTGAATACGATTTGTAGCCGTGCATGACTGGCTACTACCCGCCCATAGCACCCCAGTATGTTATAATACGCCTTGTTCTTCACCCACGACCAGTCGGTGTTTATGGCTAAGTACGCGTACCCCGCGACCAGTATCATCCACAAAAGAACCTTTTTCCCACAGCTTCGCCTCCTCTTACAGCCCTTCTATAACACACCTGTCCCGCGCAGGATTGGGCCAACTGATTTCCTACAGCCCCGTCTTCTCCCACTTCCGCCTCTCCGCCTCCACCAGCTCCTGCCCTTTTTCTCCTAGAGCGGATCGGTCCAACGCCAGCTCCTGTCTTCTCCCCCAATCCCTCGCAAAATAGGCCGCGTCAATCTCCTTCTCGTTGGCCCACATTTCCTCGGTCCAGGTAAGCAACCGGTTTGCAACCCCGATGTAATCCCCCAACCTTGAACGCAATCCTGGCTCTAGTATCTTCCCCTTGTATTGCTTTACCCGCTTCAAGGCCTGGTCAGCAGCATCCAGGTCTTCCTGCCGTTGGGGATAGACCTTCGACTTCAGGTACAGGTACTGCGCCGCCCACGGCAGGCGTTCCATTTCTGCGGGGGTCTTTGCTTTCTGTTCAAACCTTTGAAGGGCCGCAATATAGTCGCCCCTAGCTTTCCTTACCTCGGCTCTAGCATGAAGCTCCCACCCCAAACCGATCAACAAAACAACCATCATAGCCAAGAAAGTCAAGGCCACTGCCCTTCGCATGGCCACATCGCCAACCCCTTTCCCGCTAAGATGGCTGTATTATTCCCCAAGTTATGCTCCCAAAATTCAGTTCCAGATATTCGTGATCTGAAGTTATATCTCCATCAATTCCGATATTATGGAACGGGCATGACTAGTTCCGATACGATCTGCCCCCAGTTCAATCAGTCCCAGAGCCTGTTGGTAACTCTCTATCCCCCCCGAGGCCTTTATTTTTAAAGAAGGCGGTGCAGAACTGCGGATATAGATAATATCATCGCCTGCAACTCCTCTGGGCCCGAATCCCGTACAGGTTTTGACGAAATCAGCCCCGCCAGCGGCCACCAATCTAGTAGCAAGTCGTATCTCCTCAGGATTAAGGTACCCGGTTTCGATTATTATCTTGAGTATGCCACCCCTATCGTGTACCAACCGGGCCAAGCCCTGCACTTCTTCTTCAACCGCCCGGTAATTGCCATCTTTAAATAAACCTATATTCATTACCGCATCGAGCTCAGTAGCTCCTGCTTCCATTGCCGTTTCAGCTTCTTTTACCTTAATCACCGTCGCATTCGCCCCTAAAGGGAATCCCACGACCGTGCACAGTTTTACCTCTTCAGCTTCCAAACAGCGAGCTGCCAGCTCTAGCCGTCCGGGATTGACACAAACCGCAAAAAACCGGTAGCGCGCAGCTTCTTCGCACAACCTCCTTATCTCTTCGGCCGTAGCGTCCGGCCTGAGCAGCGTCGAATCGATATAACGGCTCATCTCACTACGGGTCAGCACTTTATCTCCCCTCACTTATACCCAAAACCCCGCAGGTAGGCGTCTGCGTTTCTCCAGCCTTTTCTAACCTTAACCCAGAGGTCAAGATATACATTGACCCCCAGTAAACTTTCGATATCCAGGCGGGCAGCTTCCCCAATCTTCTTCAGCATAGACCCGGATTTCCCTATCACGATGGCCTTTTGCGAATCCCTTTCGGTAAACACGACCGCTCTTACGTAAACGGTGTTACCCTTGCGTTCCTTCATCTCCTCCACTTCGACTGCCAGCGAGTGCGGCACTTCTTCCCGGGTGAAATACAAAGCCTTTTCCCGGATAAGCTCAGCTACTATGAACCGCTCCGGCTGGTCAGTAACTTGGTCCGGAGGGTAGTAGTAGGGTCCAACCGGAAGATAATCGAGTATTTTTCTGATAAGGGCATGCACATTGGTCCCCATGATAGCTGAAATAGGCCATGTCTCCGCAAAGCGGAATCTTGAATGAAAAGACCCTATACACCTCGATACCTCATCTTGGTCGACCAGGTCTATCTTGTTGACCACTAGAAACACGGGGGCACTCGTCTTGGTCAGAAACTCGATGATTTCCTCGTCTCCCTTTTCCATGCCGTCTTTGGCGCTCACCATATACAGCACCACGTCTGCTTCTCTCGCCGTCGCGTGGGCAGTGCGAACCATGTATTCGCCTAGTTTGTGGCGCGGCCTGTGAATCCCTGGGGTATCGATAAAGATTATCTGACCCTGTTCACAGGTATATATCCCCTGTATCCGGTTCCTGGTGGTTTGGGGTTTTTCCGACACGATCGCCACCTTTTGCCCGATGACAGTGTTTAAGAAGGTTGACTTACCCACATTGGGCCTGCCGACTATGCTTGCAAATCCAGACTTAGTCTCCATTACTTTCCTCCCTGTTGTCTAAAGCAAAAGTGTGCGGGAGCAGTTCCTTCAGAGAAAACGTAGCAACGTGACCTTTTCTATCGCTCAGAAGTATTACCAGATCAGGTGCAAATTCTGCCATGACCTGCAAACAAGCTCCGCAAGGAAAGACAAACCCTTGCCCGTCCCCAACCAAAGCCAGGGCTTTAAACTGCTGTTCGCCTTCGGAAACGGCCTTGGCCACTGCTGTTCTTTCCGCGCATATAGTCAACCCGTATGATGCGTTTTCCACATTACACCCAGTGTACACCTTACCCGAAATGCCCTGTAATGCCGCACCCACCCTGAAACCGGAGTATGGCGCGTATGCCCGCTCTTGTGCCTTCCTCGCCATATTAATTAACCAAAGCTGTTCAGTGCCGGCTTCTCCCTGCAACCGTAGTGCCCCCTTAAGACAGGTAATCTATGAACCTTGGGCCAAAAATAATGATACCTGTTACCACTGCCGCAACTGCAGCCAGCAGTACGGCCCCGGCTGCGATGTTCTTGGCCTCTCGAGCCACCGGATGGTAGGCATCAGTATATAGGTCAACCGTTTTCTCTACTGCCGTGTTCATCACTTCTGCGATCAACACGAGAAAAATAGTAAATGAGAGCAACCCCCATTCCCAACGCTCGATATGCAGGGCCCAACCCAATGTTACCGCCGCTACTGCAGCCAAACCATGCCACCTCATGTTACGCTGGGTGAGAAATGCACTGATAATGCCGGCCCAAGCACAGTTAAAGCTTTCCTTCAGATTCCGGTTTTTCATAACCTGTCCAGCCCTACATCTTTGAGAACTCTCTCCTCCATCAACCTCATCTCGGTCCTCGCTTCCTCATCCTGGTGATCGTACCCCAACAGGTGCAACATCCCGTGAACCGCCAAATACGCCACTTCCCGAGCCAGGCCGTGCCCGTAATCTCTTCCTTGGTCTTCAGCCGTTTCCAAGGAAATGATTATGTCTCCGAGCACAGGCTCCATCTCTTCAGGAGCCTCATAACCCGGTTCGTCCGAGGTACCCTCGTTTAAGGCAAAGGACAACACATCGGTAGGTCTGTCTACCCCTCTGTATTCTCGATTAAATGAACGTATTTCCTCTTCGTCAACCAGCACCAGGCTCACTTCCGTCTCCGGAGGCAAACCGTGTATCTGGCCCGTTCTTTGCAAGGCCTGAATCACCTTGATCTCGAGGCCAGGATCCCAATCAACCTTCGTCTGACGGTTTATTACCGTTATTTCCACGTCGAGCCTCCTTCGCTGCAATCTGCTCAGCCAGGTTGTCCGGGTATTCGATGCGGGCATGGTAGATCCCGTTCAGTATCTTACCAAACGACTCGGCTATAACGGCAAGGTCCCGGAAGGTCAGGTTGCACTCCTCCAGCTGGCCGTCGTTTAACTTGTCCTTGATGATTCTTCTGACCATTCCCTCAATTTTGCCTGGAGTGGCGTCAGTCAGTGAGCGAACCCCGGCCTCCACGGCATCGGCCAGCATAATAAGAGCAGCCTCTTTACTCTGGGGCTTAGGTCCTTCATAACGAAAAGCTTCTTCGTTGACTCTTTGAATCCCGTCTTCTTCCAAGGCGCGGCTGTAAAAGTATTTTACCAGACTCGTTCCGTGATGTTGCTCAATAAAATCCACGATAACCTTGGGCAAGCGAGCCTCTCTGGCCATTTCTACACCGTCTTTAATGTGGGAGGTTATGATCAAAGCGCTGAGGCTAGGAGCTATCTTTTCGTGAGGGTTCTCAAAGCCGATCTGGTTCTCAATGAAGAAGTACGGGCGTTTCAATTTGCCTATGTCATGGTAATACGACCCCACTCGTACTAAGAGAGATTGGGCTCCGACCGCCTCGGCCGCCGCTTCAGCCAAGTTACCTACGATCAAGCTGTGATGATAGGTCCCGGGAGCTTCAACCAGCAGCTTTCTCAACAAGGGTTGGTTCGGATTTGACAACTCTAAGAGCTTTATCATACTGGTTATGGAAAACACGGACTCCAAATAAGGTAAGAAACCTATTAGCAGCACAGCCGAAAGAAAACCGTTCAAAACCCCCATGATGCTCCCGATTAAAAGAGTGCTGATTTCCGGATTACCAGAACTCACTCCCACAGTCAACAAACTAGCCACATTGGCAAGTGCCACGTAGACCCCTGACTTCGCCAGGTCGGAGGTATGGCTCAATTGTGATATGCCGAAAACGCCTACGCTACCCCCGGCAAAAGCGGTCAGAGCAAAACCTAACTGGTTTCCCGTGGTCATCATCCCCACGTAGAAGGCCAGGATCATCGCCACCATATAAGCGAGACGGCTATCAAGCAGGACTGCTACTAGCATCGGCCCGACTGAAGCCGGAATCAGGTAGCCATTGAGAGCATTTACGTCGGTTCTACCACCAATGTTCAGGATGCTCACAACCTTAGCCAACAAAACTACGATCAGTATAACCAAGCCCAGGAGCAGCATTAAGCGGTCTTCCTTCAAAATGTCCCGGTGATAGCGCCGCAGGTACTCGATTCCGAGCCAAAAGGTTAGCAGCACAAATAAACCGGTTCCCCCTAGAACCATTCCTAAGTTTCCGCTCCGCTGCAACCCCAGTTGTTCCAGGATCTCGATGTGCTCTTCGGTCACCGGATCCCCGGCTCTAACAATAATCTGGTTTTGTTTGATGGTTCTCTGTACCGGCAGAACCTTTTTTACCGCTTCATCTACCGCTTTTTGAGTGGCTTCGGCATCGAATATCATGTTGGGTCTTACGGCTTGACACACAGCTATCGCTATTATTTGTTCAGCCTCAGAAGCAAACTGAAGAGAACGAGCCTGCTCAAACGCCTGTTGGTAAACCGACGGTAGAGCATCCTCCGTTATGGGTTTATCCATAACATCAGCCAGTATCTTGTGAGACTGTTGCCGTATCCTTTCCAGGTCATCGTCTCCTGCGTTTAAAATATAGGTAGCCAATTGCTTCGGGTTAACTTGCTTGAGGTTTCTTTCCGCAACAACCCCCTGAAGTAAACTTGTTAGCTCCTCCACTTTCCGAGTCTGAGTAACTTCTACCGGGTTTCTCAAATCAGTTACCTGTCCGAAAAAAGTATCTATATCCCCTGAAGCCCGGGTCAATGCCTCTGTATCTTCCTGGTAAACATTCTTGACCCGCTGTGCTGCTTGTCGCTTGAGTTCCTGGGTCCGGTTTTCGTCTACAATGACTCTGGTTACGGGAGACCTGATGTCACGAGGGCTGATCTGCCCCGGTCGCAGCTGTACTCCATAAGTACGAAAATTAGTAAATAAGATAAAGGTCAATAAGACGAAAAAAAACAGGTACCCGACGGCACGGCGGGTGGTAGTACTGCGAAGAACCCCTATCAGTTTTCCCCACGCCCAGTCCCTGCCCCGTGAAAATAAACTCATCGTCAGCCTTCCTCCCGCGGAGAAGCCGCCCCGTCGATCGAAGCTTCGTACTGCTCGTAAGCATCTATAATATGCTGTACCAACGGATGCCTCACCACGTCCTCTTTAGTCAGGTATTGAAACGCAATACCCTCAATCCCTTTGAGTATCTTCTGTACCTCAATCAACCCGGAGAAGTTGTCCCGAGGAAGGTCAACCTGAGTGACATCCCCGGTAATTACAGCTTTAGAACCAAACCCAAGCCGGGTCAGGAACATCTTCATTTGCTGGGGCGTGGTGTTTTGGGCTTCATCCAGAATAATAAAGGCGTCGTTTAACGTCCTTCCCCGCATATAAGCCAAAGGAACGATTTCGATGATGTTCTTGTCCATATAACGCTGGGCCACATCCACCCCCAAAATATCAAAAAGACCATCGTACAGAGGCCTCAGATAAGGATTTACTTTATCGATCAGATCCCCGGGAAGAAACCCCAACTTTTCCCCCGCCTCTACTGCTGGTCTCACCAAAATAATCCGGCTTACCTCTTTGTTGCGTAGTGCGCGAACTGCCATGACTACGGCAAGATACGTCTTACCCGTACCAGCCGGCCCTATAGCAAAAACGATATCGTTGTCCATAATAGCCTGAAGATACTTTTTCTGCCCTACTGTTTTAGCTTTCACTGCCTTGCCCCGAGCGGTTGTCAATATAGTCCCGGAAACAATGTCCAAATGTCTGGGCTGTTCACCCCTCTTTAAGAGCTCACGCATATAGTTTATATCCGTAATCGTCAGCTGTTTCTCGTTCTTAACAATATCCAAAAGGCTGTGAATAAGGGCAAAGGTATCATCCACCTCTTCTTCTTGGCCTTTGATAATAATGTCAGCACCCCTGGCACTGACTCCAGCACCACATATACTGGCTAGGTACTTAAAATTGGCATCTTTTGCTCCAAAGAATATGGCAGCATCCTGGTTATCCACAATACTAATCCGGGCTTCTTTTTCGGACAAAAACTCGACCTCCCGCCGGCCCGATCCGGGCACTTTGTTTATCGACGTAAAACATTATATCATATTTAAAATCCTGCATTAACGTGCATTTGCCTCCAGGTTGATGGGCTGCGGCACCCCAATTTCTTCTACTACTTCGGCGTAGGCTTTGACCCTGACTACCGAGTCGGCAGGACATGACAGAGTCTTCATACCAGTATCAACAACTTTGCCGCCAGAACCGAGTTTTCGCTTTAGCCGTTCTAAGGCCTGGCCTCGAGCCTTGTCTAAAGCCTCGTCAGGAGAATGAGACAAAGTAATGGTCTCTTTTTCCCGGCTGACGGTAGTCACCCACCCCCACTTTCCCCAAGGAGATTGCAATGTATACGATTTTTGATTACGCACGGATTGATTAAACTTCTCCCCGCATTCACGCAAAGTATAACGAGCCCATGGAGTCACCAAGACTATTCTCTCCGCTGATCTTCCTGTGAAAACTGATTTTTGGGTGGTCAACCCGCATTCTCCGTAACCCTCATACCACACCCTGGCCTTGACCTGCCCCTGGGCGGTGACTATTTGCGGGTGCATAACGCCCTGTCCATCCTCTCCATCTAACCTCGTTTCCGGAAATACAATGCCCGAAATGAGGACATCTCCTTTGGCTACGGTCTCTCCTTCCTTGACCAGGGCCTGCCCTTTCAGCACCAATACACTCTCAATAATTCCGTCTTTCCGGGCAACTATATGGCAGGGCCCCTCTGGTTGGTTAGGCAAAACCTTTTCCACTACTTTGATCTGGGCTTTCACCCCCTTGATGTTAACCTCGACGTACGAAAGCTGAAGTAAATCCTTCAATATACCGTCTTCGACGTCAGTCTTAGCCAAGTTCCACTTCATCGCACCTTCGTACAACCCGTGCCTGGCCGCGGCCTTGAGAATTGTCTCAGTAGAGAGGTTGACGTTCCCGTTGACTTCGATTACCCAAATGAAAGATGATAACAGATATAGGGCCAACACGAACAGCCCTGCGCCCCACATTAACATTCTTCTGCGCTGCAATACCTGCCGGTAAAAGGGAAACCCTTCTGTGTTGATGACTTCTAACTCGAATCCATGTTCCTCGGTCAAGTTTTGGAGAGCCTGGTAAGCACTGTTTCTGATTCTAAAGCATATTCCTTCTGGAGTCCGTTTTACGTCCCACAAAAATATCCCGCGGGCTAAAGCTAGATTCATGAGTTTTTCGGGGTACTTACCTTTGACCGCTACGGTAAGAAAGCCCCCCAGGAAGTTGCCCCACCTGGCATTAAGCATTCCAGCTCCCCCTTCACTGGAAATACTTGATAGCCCGGATAAGCCCACAAATGCTCAATTCATCGGGAAGAATCGTCTTAATCTCAAGGTTAGATCCCTCTATTTCGATAAAACCTCTTGGCAAATTTATCCTAACTAGGTTCCCATCAAAGCTCATTATCCCCTTGTGGTTATCAAGATAAAGCTCCTCCTGGCCAATGACCGTAAGTTTAGGCAGGTCCATCACCAGGTCTCGAGGCATCTCGAGTAATTCGGTAACAGCCTGGTTCAGCTTTTCTCTCCGGTTATCCATAGTACCCTCCCGCCCAGCTCCCAAAATGAAACCACGTTGTTCATATACAAATGTATGCCAAGGCACGAACCGGAATTCATCGACCTTCCACAACCGACCAGTTTATACTAAGATGTTGTTTACAGTAAATTTAGGACTTTATTCTCGGTTCACAAAACGATATTATTTTTTTGTAGGCTTAGTGACACAAAAAAAGTAGCACTGGGGAGAATCGTTCATGCAGAGGCTCAGTATAGAGGAATTGGAACCGGGAATGTTGGTGGGGCGCACCATTGTAAACAGCGAAGGCAAACCGCTTCTTGTTAAGAACACTGCCCTTACCGAACATTATATAAGTCGACTGAAAACCTTGGGGTTAACATCGATTTACGTTAAGAATGACCTGAGCGACGTAGAAATCCCCGAAGTTGTTTCATCCACGGTTCGCATTTCGGTTACCAAAACTCTTAAGAATACCTTCCAAAACTTACCCAGTAAAGGTCAGTTAGATACCCGGGCTCTCAAGAAGAGCGTTAGTCTACTGGCTGATGATATCATGAGCAACCGGGATGTCCTTTTCGGTATGTATGATGTTTCTACCCACAGCGATATCCTG
The sequence above is drawn from the Syntrophothermus lipocalidus DSM 12680 genome and encodes:
- a CDS encoding HD family phosphohydrolase; the protein is MSLFSRGRDWAWGKLIGVLRSTTTRRAVGYLFFFVLLTFILFTNFRTYGVQLRPGQISPRDIRSPVTRVIVDENRTQELKRQAAQRVKNVYQEDTEALTRASGDIDTFFGQVTDLRNPVEVTQTRKVEELTSLLQGVVAERNLKQVNPKQLATYILNAGDDDLERIRQQSHKILADVMDKPITEDALPSVYQQAFEQARSLQFASEAEQIIAIAVCQAVRPNMIFDAEATQKAVDEAVKKVLPVQRTIKQNQIIVRAGDPVTEEHIEILEQLGLQRSGNLGMVLGGTGLFVLLTFWLGIEYLRRYHRDILKEDRLMLLLGLVILIVVLLAKVVSILNIGGRTDVNALNGYLIPASVGPMLVAVLLDSRLAYMVAMILAFYVGMMTTGNQLGFALTAFAGGSVGVFGISQLSHTSDLAKSGVYVALANVASLLTVGVSSGNPEISTLLIGSIMGVLNGFLSAVLLIGFLPYLESVFSITSMIKLLELSNPNQPLLRKLLVEAPGTYHHSLIVGNLAEAAAEAVGAQSLLVRVGSYYHDIGKLKRPYFFIENQIGFENPHEKIAPSLSALIITSHIKDGVEMAREARLPKVIVDFIEQHHGTSLVKYFYSRALEEDGIQRVNEEAFRYEGPKPQSKEAALIMLADAVEAGVRSLTDATPGKIEGMVRRIIKDKLNDGQLEECNLTFRDLAVIAESFGKILNGIYHARIEYPDNLAEQIAAKEARRGNNGNKPSDEG
- a CDS encoding PhoH family protein, which encodes MSEKEARISIVDNQDAAIFFGAKDANFKYLASICGAGVSARGADIIIKGQEEEVDDTFALIHSLLDIVKNEKQLTITDINYMRELLKRGEQPRHLDIVSGTILTTARGKAVKAKTVGQKKYLQAIMDNDIVFAIGPAGTGKTYLAVVMAVRALRNKEVSRIILVRPAVEAGEKLGFLPGDLIDKVNPYLRPLYDGLFDILGVDVAQRYMDKNIIEIVPLAYMRGRTLNDAFIILDEAQNTTPQQMKMFLTRLGFGSKAVITGDVTQVDLPRDNFSGLIEVQKILKGIEGIAFQYLTKEDVVRHPLVQHIIDAYEQYEASIDGAASPREEG
- the cdd gene encoding cytidine deaminase, whose protein sequence is MQGEAGTEQLWLINMARKAQERAYAPYSGFRVGAALQGISGKVYTGCNVENASYGLTICAERTAVAKAVSEGEQQFKALALVGDGQGFVFPCGACLQVMAEFAPDLVILLSDRKGHVATFSLKELLPHTFALDNREESNGD
- the glyQ gene encoding glycine--tRNA ligase subunit alpha: MTFQEIILALETFWGSQGCIIQQPYDVEKGAGTMNPATFLRALGPEPWNVAYVEPSRRPTDGRYGENPNRLQHYYQYQVILKPSPDNVIDLYLDSLRTLGIDPRKHDIRLVEDNWESPTLGAWGLGWEIWLDGMEITQFTYFQQCGGIDCYPVCAEITYGIERIAMYIQNKESVFDIEWVDGITYGDVHHQSEVDYSYYNFQVADIETLVTMFDLCEKEAKRVLEKELVQPAYDYVLKCSHLFNLLDARGAISVTERTSYIARVRNMARSVALAYLRQREKLGYPLLKDLELRKKTLKEG
- the era gene encoding GTPase Era; amino-acid sequence: METKSGFASIVGRPNVGKSTFLNTVIGQKVAIVSEKPQTTRNRIQGIYTCEQGQIIFIDTPGIHRPRHKLGEYMVRTAHATAREADVVLYMVSAKDGMEKGDEEIIEFLTKTSAPVFLVVNKIDLVDQDEVSRCIGSFHSRFRFAETWPISAIMGTNVHALIRKILDYLPVGPYYYPPDQVTDQPERFIVAELIREKALYFTREEVPHSLAVEVEEMKERKGNTVYVRAVVFTERDSQKAIVIGKSGSMLKKIGEAARLDIESLLGVNVYLDLWVKVRKGWRNADAYLRGFGYK
- the yqfC gene encoding sporulation protein YqfC, with translation MDNRREKLNQAVTELLEMPRDLVMDLPKLTVIGQEELYLDNHKGIMSFDGNLVRINLPRGFIEIEGSNLEIKTILPDELSICGLIRAIKYFQ
- the deoC gene encoding deoxyribose-phosphate aldolase, with product MLTRSEMSRYIDSTLLRPDATAEEIRRLCEEAARYRFFAVCVNPGRLELAARCLEAEEVKLCTVVGFPLGANATVIKVKEAETAMEAGATELDAVMNIGLFKDGNYRAVEEEVQGLARLVHDRGGILKIIIETGYLNPEEIRLATRLVAAGGADFVKTCTGFGPRGVAGDDIIYIRSSAPPSLKIKASGGIESYQQALGLIELGADRIGTSHARSIISELMEI
- a CDS encoding diacylglycerol kinase family protein, whose protein sequence is MKNRNLKESFNCAWAGIISAFLTQRNMRWHGLAAVAAVTLGWALHIERWEWGLLSFTIFLVLIAEVMNTAVEKTVDLYTDAYHPVAREAKNIAAGAVLLAAVAAVVTGIIIFGPRFIDYLS
- the ybeY gene encoding rRNA maturation RNase YbeY, whose protein sequence is MEITVINRQTKVDWDPGLEIKVIQALQRTGQIHGLPPETEVSLVLVDEEEIRSFNREYRGVDRPTDVLSFALNEGTSDEPGYEAPEEMEPVLGDIIISLETAEDQGRDYGHGLAREVAYLAVHGMLHLLGYDHQDEEARTEMRLMEERVLKDVGLDRL
- the yqfD gene encoding sporulation protein YqfD yields the protein MLNARWGNFLGGFLTVAVKGKYPEKLMNLALARGIFLWDVKRTPEGICFRIRNSAYQALQNLTEEHGFELEVINTEGFPFYRQVLQRRRMLMWGAGLFVLALYLLSSFIWVIEVNGNVNLSTETILKAAARHGLYEGAMKWNLAKTDVEDGILKDLLQLSYVEVNIKGVKAQIKVVEKVLPNQPEGPCHIVARKDGIIESVLVLKGQALVKEGETVAKGDVLISGIVFPETRLDGEDGQGVMHPQIVTAQGQVKARVWYEGYGECGLTTQKSVFTGRSAERIVLVTPWARYTLRECGEKFNQSVRNQKSYTLQSPWGKWGWVTTVSREKETITLSHSPDEALDKARGQALERLKRKLGSGGKVVDTGMKTLSCPADSVVRVKAYAEVVEEIGVPQPINLEANAR